From Terriglobia bacterium, one genomic window encodes:
- a CDS encoding caspase family protein, producing the protein MARKALCVGINVFKNLPGATLQGCVNDVSDMTDILKNFLGFTNADITTLTDAEANKANIMASLKSMVDGAKTGKFSYLVFTLSSHGTQVPDTGGDEPDRADEAFCPHDLAILGNQWDPNHIIIDDELHDLFVTLPPNVLLEVYLDTCHSGTGLKAIDLLLDRKPRYLPPPSLEAFQVVENCAPRGLQRKWPDLYKELVHHILWAGCRADQTSADASIAGSWHGAFTYYFCQEMRACKNKLSRADVLKKVRAALKVNHFTQIPQLECEATVRSLPMEEIRQVVMSA; encoded by the coding sequence ATGGCTAGAAAAGCATTGTGTGTAGGAATCAATGTCTTTAAGAACCTTCCCGGAGCAACCCTGCAAGGTTGCGTCAACGATGTTAGCGACATGACTGACATCCTCAAGAATTTTCTCGGCTTTACAAATGCCGACATCACCACGCTGACCGACGCAGAGGCCAATAAAGCGAATATCATGGCGAGCCTCAAATCGATGGTTGATGGAGCCAAGACCGGGAAATTCAGCTACCTCGTCTTCACGCTGTCCAGCCATGGCACCCAGGTGCCGGACACCGGGGGCGACGAACCCGATCGGGCGGACGAGGCCTTCTGTCCGCATGACCTGGCAATTCTGGGCAATCAATGGGACCCCAATCACATTATCATCGATGACGAGTTACATGACCTCTTCGTCACGCTGCCTCCGAACGTACTGCTGGAGGTCTACCTGGATACCTGCCACAGCGGGACCGGGCTCAAGGCGATTGATCTCCTGCTGGACCGCAAACCCCGGTATTTGCCACCCCCTTCGCTCGAGGCCTTCCAAGTGGTGGAGAACTGTGCCCCGCGCGGCTTGCAGCGGAAATGGCCGGATCTGTATAAGGAATTGGTCCATCACATCCTCTGGGCCGGGTGCCGCGCGGACCAGACGAGTGCGGACGCTTCCATTGCCGGATCCTGGCATGGCGCTTTTACTTATTATTTTTGCCAGGAAATGCGCGCGTGCAAGAACAAGCTGTCTCGCGCCGATGTGCTGAAGAAGGTGCGGGCGGCCCTGAAGGTAAATCACTTCACCCAGATTCCTCAGTTGGAATGTGAGGCGACGGTGAGATCATTGCCGATGGAGGAAATCCGCCAAGTGGTGATGAGCGCCTGA
- a CDS encoding S9 family peptidase: MSRVQRFVPLSFVVLGILSFLFPDFPLLAQTKHTPSLDELLSMKSVSSPQISPDGKFVAYSVQETDWKDNAYVSQIWLADVESGATIQLTRGKKSSENPQWSPDGKWVAFASEREIIPPITGPSDDKSETKPAARQIWLISPSGGEAWVLTRHETNVGGFRWSSNGRQIAFTATEAESKAMKDRKEKYSDYEVFEEDFTLNQLWVVDVSEAEASFAPVKARQVTKDPTLNIGGFAWSPDSIRIAFQATPNPLLAFSGEADLYLVDLARENQVHRIVALEGPDGNPVFSPDGKQLAFSTALGQKYSYYLNGHIATVNLEMALTHPATKPSDVNDLTAEFDENPQLMNWGPDGIYFGALQKTSSHLFRIEPQTRQITRISSPDRFAGGGTSFTRDFKRVAFTASDDTHVGEIFVSTVAPFAPRKLTDLNKQLKGWTVGSVELISWKSKDGSTIEGVLHKPADFDPHKKYPLLVVIHGGPTGISRALMNPANHYYPVEQFLSKGALVLEPNYRGSAGYGEKFRSLNVRNLGVGDMWDVMSGVDAVIAQGIVDPSRLGSMGWSQGGYISAFLTTNTDRFKAISVGAGISDWMTYYVNTDITPFTRQYLHATPWEDPAIYALTSPITNIRKARTPTLIQHGQFDKRVPNPNGFELYRGLKDENVPARMIIYAGFGHGITKPKSNRAVLQHNLDWFSYYIWGEPVPPESPLRGSGEAVTHMQ, from the coding sequence ATGTCCAGGGTGCAGCGTTTTGTGCCACTTTCTTTCGTCGTTTTGGGGATCCTCTCCTTCCTGTTTCCTGACTTTCCCCTGCTTGCACAGACGAAACATACGCCCTCCCTCGATGAACTGCTCAGCATGAAAAGCGTCAGCAGTCCTCAGATCTCCCCCGATGGGAAATTTGTGGCCTATAGCGTTCAAGAGACGGACTGGAAGGACAATGCTTATGTGTCTCAGATCTGGTTGGCCGACGTGGAAAGCGGCGCCACCATTCAGCTGACCCGGGGAAAGAAATCAAGCGAGAATCCACAATGGTCACCGGATGGAAAGTGGGTGGCCTTTGCCAGCGAGCGCGAGATAATTCCTCCAATCACGGGGCCCTCCGACGACAAATCAGAAACCAAACCCGCGGCCAGACAGATCTGGCTTATTTCCCCGTCTGGGGGCGAGGCTTGGGTCTTGACGCGCCATGAAACCAACGTTGGAGGCTTCCGGTGGTCGAGCAACGGGAGGCAGATCGCCTTCACGGCCACTGAGGCCGAGTCCAAGGCCATGAAGGACCGGAAGGAAAAGTACAGTGATTACGAAGTCTTTGAAGAAGACTTTACGCTAAACCAGCTTTGGGTGGTGGACGTGTCAGAGGCCGAGGCTTCCTTCGCGCCGGTCAAGGCTCGACAAGTTACAAAAGACCCCACTCTGAACATCGGGGGATTCGCCTGGTCACCTGATTCCATTCGCATCGCGTTTCAAGCGACTCCAAACCCTCTTCTCGCCTTCAGCGGGGAAGCGGACCTTTATCTTGTCGATCTGGCCCGGGAGAATCAGGTCCACAGGATCGTAGCGCTGGAGGGCCCCGATGGGAATCCCGTTTTTTCACCCGATGGGAAGCAGTTGGCTTTTTCAACGGCCCTGGGTCAAAAGTACTCATATTATTTGAACGGCCATATCGCAACGGTGAACCTTGAAATGGCGCTCACGCACCCCGCCACGAAGCCCTCTGACGTGAATGACTTGACTGCGGAATTTGATGAAAACCCTCAATTGATGAACTGGGGGCCCGATGGAATTTATTTTGGAGCGCTGCAGAAGACGTCTTCGCATCTCTTTCGGATTGAACCTCAGACCCGACAAATTACCCGCATCAGTTCTCCGGACCGTTTTGCCGGCGGCGGTACTTCTTTCACGAGAGATTTCAAGAGGGTGGCGTTCACCGCCAGCGACGATACGCATGTGGGTGAAATTTTCGTCTCTACGGTCGCTCCGTTTGCGCCGCGTAAGCTCACCGATTTGAACAAACAGTTGAAGGGCTGGACAGTGGGCAGCGTCGAGTTGATTTCCTGGAAGAGCAAGGACGGATCGACCATTGAGGGCGTGCTGCACAAGCCGGCCGATTTTGATCCCCATAAGAAATACCCTCTGCTTGTGGTCATTCATGGCGGCCCGACAGGGATTTCCCGGGCGTTGATGAATCCTGCGAATCATTATTATCCGGTGGAGCAATTTCTTTCGAAAGGGGCCCTGGTGTTGGAGCCCAATTACCGCGGCAGCGCGGGCTATGGAGAGAAGTTTCGTTCCCTCAACGTGCGCAATCTGGGTGTCGGCGACATGTGGGATGTCATGAGCGGCGTGGACGCGGTCATTGCGCAGGGAATCGTCGACCCGTCGCGTCTCGGTTCGATGGGCTGGTCACAGGGCGGCTACATTTCCGCTTTCTTGACCACCAACACCGATCGGTTCAAGGCCATCTCGGTGGGCGCCGGCATCAGTGACTGGATGACGTACTATGTCAACACAGATATTACACCCTTCACCCGGCAGTACTTGCATGCCACGCCATGGGAGGATCCGGCGATTTATGCCTTGACCTCTCCCATTACCAATATCAGGAAGGCCCGTACCCCCACCCTGATACAACATGGCCAGTTCGACAAGCGAGTGCCAAACCCCAACGGCTTCGAGCTCTATCGGGGGCTGAAGGATGAAAACGTTCCCGCCCGGATGATCATTTATGCAGGGTTCGGCCACGGCATCACCAAGCCCAAATCAAATCGCGCCGTGTTGCAGCATAATCTCGATTGGTTCAGCTATTATATCTGGGGGGAACCGGTTCCACCGGAATCTCCGCTGCGGGGGAGCGGAGAAGCCGTCACCCACATGCAGTGA
- a CDS encoding acyl-CoA dehydratase activase — translation MTVQSSTTQPGPGIFLGIDIGSVSVKLAALSNDRRLFQTLAHLPISKDGAKDRTSPEGSGLAAAFQFVPIHSEHSSLIHHAFLLSSYRRIFGDPARAAFDLIREFCDALGQAMRVMGEVPPADSLELITRIRATGSGAKLVTSALNAVDENEFKAIAIGTSLLYPDVQTIFEMGGQSSKFIRIEREMANELAAIVDYETNGDCAAGTGSFLDQQATRMRYQVEEIGGLVADVESPARVAGRCSVFAKSDMIHAQQKGFTPPQILKGLCDAVARNFKGSITKSKKVVPQVAFIGGVSQNSGVVESMKELFEFEEDDFFVPAEFAWLGAVGASALACLEENQQKPGIPRPSKAKGEYQKIRLEARSGADLPTQLPLSMDGVLLLRHRAKPYQWPAEGTPVRAYLGVDIGSVSTNLTLLDDGGNLLKEIYLRTESRPIEVVNNGLREIREEMGDRIEIAGVGTTGSGRELIGELIGADTINDEITAHKTGAMHISETLISEKVDTIFEIGGQDSKYISIDDGIVVDFAMNEACAAGTGSFLEEQAEKLGIKIKEEFSRLALSSTRPVRLGERCTVFMEQDVTAFLQRGAEKKDLVAGLAYSIALNYLNRVVRGRKIGNVIYFQGGTAYNDSVAAAFSKILNKRIVVPPHNGVIGAVGMSLLARDRVRATHAKTHFRGYDLEQVDYTLREFVCRACSNYCDMQEFKVDGVKTYWGDKCSDKFRKRAKVDRQPVIRDLIELREQYLLEGYEEPVGGRITIGIPRAISYFEQFPLWNRFFRELGCDVQVSEKTNRKIAQDGIDLSVAEPCYPVRISHGHVQDLLDKRVDYIFLPNILDSESMHEEVESHWCPWNQTLPFVIQSAPGFEEERKRLMIPTIHFGLGADRVARELEVLAEPLKKSKSEIRRAFHAGRRALESFINKLQEEGQEAIRQLKATGEGGIILVGRYYNLYDRSVNLDIPGKLKDLYGVNVIPQDFLPLDEIDIRDINDNMFWNSGRRILAAAKLARDYPKLHLIYITNFKCGPDSFIKHFVNMAADKPFLALQFDGHSNDAGFLTRCEAYLHSKGMIQ, via the coding sequence ATGACAGTTCAATCTTCCACTACGCAACCAGGTCCAGGGATCTTCCTGGGCATCGACATAGGCTCAGTCAGCGTAAAACTGGCCGCCCTATCCAATGACCGTCGTTTGTTCCAAACGCTGGCCCATCTTCCAATCTCGAAAGACGGAGCCAAAGATAGAACCTCGCCCGAAGGCTCAGGCTTGGCTGCGGCGTTTCAATTCGTTCCGATCCATTCGGAGCACTCATCGCTCATTCACCACGCCTTCCTCTTGTCGTCGTACCGCCGGATCTTTGGTGATCCCGCCCGGGCCGCGTTCGATTTGATTCGGGAGTTTTGCGACGCGCTGGGTCAGGCCATGAGGGTGATGGGTGAAGTACCCCCCGCCGACTCGCTGGAACTTATCACTCGAATCCGGGCGACCGGGTCGGGTGCGAAGCTGGTGACCTCGGCACTGAATGCGGTGGATGAGAATGAGTTCAAGGCTATTGCGATCGGAACGTCGCTGCTTTATCCCGACGTTCAAACCATCTTTGAGATGGGGGGACAAAGCTCCAAGTTCATCCGCATCGAGCGCGAAATGGCCAACGAATTGGCTGCCATCGTGGATTACGAAACGAATGGCGATTGTGCGGCCGGAACCGGCTCGTTCCTCGACCAGCAGGCGACCCGCATGCGATATCAGGTTGAAGAAATCGGGGGATTGGTGGCGGACGTCGAGAGCCCCGCCCGGGTGGCGGGCCGCTGCTCCGTATTTGCAAAAAGCGATATGATTCATGCGCAGCAGAAGGGATTCACTCCCCCCCAGATTCTCAAGGGCCTGTGCGACGCCGTGGCGCGGAATTTCAAGGGTTCCATTACCAAGAGTAAGAAGGTGGTCCCGCAGGTCGCCTTCATCGGCGGCGTCTCCCAAAACTCCGGGGTGGTGGAGTCGATGAAGGAGCTGTTTGAGTTTGAGGAAGATGATTTCTTCGTTCCCGCAGAGTTTGCCTGGCTGGGAGCGGTCGGCGCCTCTGCCCTCGCCTGTCTGGAGGAGAACCAGCAGAAACCCGGTATTCCCCGCCCCAGTAAAGCCAAGGGCGAGTATCAGAAGATTCGGCTGGAAGCAAGATCGGGGGCGGATCTGCCCACCCAGCTCCCCCTTTCGATGGATGGTGTCCTGTTGCTGCGTCATCGTGCCAAGCCCTACCAGTGGCCCGCCGAGGGTACACCTGTGCGCGCCTATCTCGGCGTCGACATCGGGTCCGTGAGCACCAACCTGACCCTCCTGGACGATGGGGGAAATCTGCTGAAGGAAATCTATCTGCGAACGGAGAGCCGACCCATCGAGGTGGTCAACAACGGCCTGAGGGAAATCCGGGAGGAAATGGGAGATCGCATCGAGATTGCCGGAGTCGGGACGACCGGTTCGGGCCGAGAATTGATCGGAGAGTTGATCGGCGCCGATACCATCAATGATGAAATCACGGCGCATAAAACCGGGGCGATGCACATCAGTGAAACCCTGATCAGTGAAAAGGTGGACACCATTTTCGAGATCGGGGGGCAGGATTCCAAGTACATCTCCATTGATGACGGGATTGTAGTCGATTTTGCCATGAACGAGGCCTGTGCCGCCGGGACCGGCTCCTTTCTGGAAGAACAGGCCGAAAAGCTCGGAATCAAGATCAAGGAGGAGTTCTCAAGGCTGGCGCTCAGTTCGACTCGGCCCGTGCGGCTCGGGGAACGATGTACTGTCTTTATGGAACAGGACGTCACGGCTTTCCTGCAGCGCGGCGCCGAGAAGAAGGACCTCGTGGCCGGCCTTGCCTATTCCATTGCCCTCAATTACCTCAACCGCGTGGTCCGCGGCCGAAAGATTGGAAACGTCATTTACTTTCAGGGCGGCACTGCATACAACGATTCCGTGGCGGCGGCCTTCTCGAAAATCCTCAACAAGCGGATCGTCGTTCCGCCGCACAACGGGGTGATCGGGGCGGTCGGGATGTCTTTGCTGGCCCGCGACCGGGTCCGTGCCACCCATGCAAAAACTCATTTCCGGGGCTACGACCTGGAACAGGTGGATTACACCCTCCGGGAATTTGTCTGTCGCGCCTGCTCCAACTACTGCGACATGCAGGAGTTCAAGGTCGATGGCGTCAAGACTTATTGGGGCGACAAGTGCTCCGACAAATTCCGCAAACGCGCCAAGGTGGACCGCCAGCCGGTCATCCGGGATCTGATTGAATTGCGCGAACAGTACCTGCTCGAAGGTTATGAAGAGCCGGTCGGTGGCCGCATCACCATCGGCATCCCTCGTGCCATCTCCTACTTTGAGCAATTTCCCCTGTGGAACCGGTTTTTCCGGGAACTGGGATGCGATGTGCAGGTTTCCGAAAAAACAAATCGAAAGATTGCCCAGGACGGCATCGATCTGAGCGTGGCGGAGCCGTGTTATCCCGTCCGCATATCCCACGGTCACGTTCAGGACCTGCTCGACAAGAGGGTGGATTATATTTTTCTTCCGAACATTCTCGATTCAGAATCCATGCATGAAGAGGTGGAATCACACTGGTGCCCGTGGAATCAGACGCTCCCCTTTGTCATTCAGAGCGCTCCCGGCTTCGAAGAAGAGCGAAAAAGGCTGATGATCCCGACGATTCATTTTGGATTGGGGGCTGACCGGGTGGCGCGCGAGTTGGAAGTCCTCGCCGAACCGCTGAAGAAAAGTAAATCGGAGATCCGCCGGGCGTTTCACGCCGGGCGCCGGGCCCTGGAATCTTTCATCAATAAACTGCAGGAAGAAGGGCAGGAGGCCATCCGGCAATTGAAGGCCACCGGCGAGGGGGGCATCATCCTGGTCGGCCGTTACTATAATCTCTATGACCGCAGCGTGAACCTGGATATCCCGGGCAAGCTGAAGGATTTGTACGGCGTCAACGTGATTCCGCAGGATTTTCTGCCCCTGGATGAAATCGACATCCGCGATATCAACGACAACATGTTCTGGAATTCCGGGCGACGGATCCTCGCTGCGGCAAAGCTGGCGCGCGATTATCCCAAACTGCATCTGATCTACATCACCAACTTCAAGTGCGGCCCGGATTCCTTCATCAAACACTTCGTGAACATGGCGGCCGATAAACCGTTTCTGGCGCTTCAATTTGACGGCCATTCCAATGACGCCGGCTTCCTTACCCGCTGTGAGGCCTATCTGCATAGCAAGGGAATGATCCAATAG
- a CDS encoding acyl-CoA dehydrogenase family protein → MAFETLHSPMAFLKQMLGSVPFEKELQAYMDWWEQEGKLISAATDRSGTPWLRMFDRFGARVDEVIFPPDYWRMLRKGYEAGVLWRAFEEHSLKSHYSLGFLTSFYDPGIYCPYIVSLATAVSLEKYGAEEVKDRFLPPLLRRDGTGWQGATWMTEAKGGSDLGATVETTARLVGQTSSSAPRSPDPGKTAKDQPRPYGERWFLTGEKYFSSNVGAELAVVAARPEGAPPGVRGLALYLVPRLREEGGLNYFVRRIKDKIATRSVPTGEVEFKDSEAFLLGKPEWGIYEILEVLNLSRVANSIGSVALAQRAMAEALGFSEQRIAFGKPILQHPLLHKQFEDRLYELKKAFALAWEAVVLLDEVWREKVPYSDPYHLFRLIAHLAKYWTAEQAAQTAKWAMEVHGGMGTLAEFPVERWLREAMILAIWEGTPQRQILDGLEVMERKGAHRLLFKHILRFADPGKLDGLQSRVSSHLALPPAEKEAGAEGLFRDLAEFTAEALLRKLEKKASG, encoded by the coding sequence ATGGCTTTCGAAACTCTTCATTCCCCGATGGCATTTCTGAAACAGATGCTGGGCAGCGTTCCCTTCGAGAAGGAATTGCAGGCCTACATGGACTGGTGGGAGCAGGAGGGGAAATTGATTTCTGCGGCGACGGATCGCTCCGGGACCCCCTGGCTGCGAATGTTTGATCGTTTCGGAGCCCGGGTTGACGAAGTGATTTTCCCGCCCGACTACTGGAGGATGCTGAGGAAAGGATATGAGGCGGGGGTGTTGTGGCGGGCGTTTGAGGAGCACTCGCTAAAATCGCACTACTCCCTTGGGTTCCTCACCTCTTTTTACGATCCCGGCATTTATTGTCCGTACATTGTCTCCTTGGCAACTGCAGTCTCCCTTGAGAAGTACGGGGCCGAGGAAGTGAAAGATCGCTTCCTTCCGCCCTTGCTCCGGCGGGATGGGACAGGCTGGCAAGGTGCGACCTGGATGACCGAGGCCAAAGGAGGTTCGGACTTGGGCGCTACAGTGGAGACGACGGCCCGGCTGGTGGGGCAGACGTCCTCGTCTGCCCCACGCAGCCCTGACCCGGGAAAGACGGCGAAGGATCAGCCAAGACCATATGGGGAGCGATGGTTTCTAACCGGCGAGAAGTATTTTTCCAGCAACGTCGGAGCCGAACTGGCTGTGGTCGCCGCTCGACCCGAAGGGGCGCCTCCCGGGGTGCGGGGGCTGGCGCTTTATCTTGTTCCACGTTTGCGTGAAGAGGGTGGTCTTAACTATTTTGTACGCCGCATCAAAGACAAGATTGCGACACGGTCCGTCCCCACGGGGGAGGTGGAATTCAAGGACAGCGAGGCATTCCTGCTCGGGAAGCCCGAATGGGGAATTTATGAAATTCTGGAAGTCTTGAACCTCTCACGGGTGGCTAATAGCATTGGCAGCGTCGCCCTGGCGCAGCGGGCGATGGCCGAGGCCCTGGGATTTTCCGAGCAACGCATCGCCTTTGGCAAACCGATTCTCCAGCATCCGCTGCTTCACAAACAGTTCGAAGACAGGCTCTACGAATTAAAGAAGGCATTTGCCCTGGCCTGGGAGGCGGTCGTGCTTTTGGACGAAGTGTGGCGGGAAAAGGTTCCCTATTCCGACCCCTATCACCTCTTTCGGCTAATCGCCCACTTGGCAAAATACTGGACTGCCGAGCAGGCCGCTCAAACGGCGAAGTGGGCCATGGAGGTTCACGGGGGAATGGGGACACTCGCGGAATTTCCGGTCGAACGATGGTTGCGTGAGGCTATGATCCTGGCGATCTGGGAGGGGACCCCCCAGCGTCAGATCCTGGATGGGCTGGAGGTCATGGAGCGAAAAGGGGCTCACCGATTGCTCTTCAAACACATCCTTCGATTCGCCGATCCCGGGAAGTTGGACGGACTGCAATCTCGCGTCTCAAGCCATCTGGCGCTTCCTCCCGCAGAGAAGGAGGCCGGGGCGGAGGGGCTTTTCCGCGACCTGGCAGAGTTCACAGCAGAGGCCTTGCTGCGCAAGCTGGAGAAGAAAGCATCTGGATAG
- a CDS encoding 50S ribosome-binding GTPase — translation MPANLTPQYLAAEKRYKEATTPPEKIEALEEMMAVMPKHKGTEKLQADLKHRLAKLRVESEHKHGPAKGSTLYVVHKEGAGQVVLVGAPNVGKSSLLARLTKATPEIGDYPFTTRMPQPGMMPFENVQIQVIDLPPVALESYEPWLGGIVRQADLALLAVDLSSDELLEEVESVLKILEGSRIRLTASIPVENDGNVPAVICKKTLLVANKSDSGNAPDNLAILREFFEKQFPIFPASTATNEGLESLRHAIFESLEVIRIYTKPPGKKVDLSTPPFVLKIGSTVLDAARAVHRDFENTLKFARVWSSSRSKRTVKFDGQMVERTHRLEDGDILELHM, via the coding sequence ATGCCCGCCAACCTGACCCCCCAGTATCTCGCTGCCGAAAAGCGTTACAAGGAAGCCACCACCCCCCCAGAGAAGATCGAAGCGCTTGAAGAGATGATGGCGGTGATGCCCAAACACAAGGGCACGGAAAAGCTTCAAGCCGACCTGAAGCATCGCCTGGCCAAGCTGCGAGTCGAATCGGAGCACAAACACGGCCCGGCGAAGGGATCAACATTGTACGTCGTCCATAAGGAAGGGGCGGGGCAAGTGGTACTCGTGGGCGCTCCCAACGTGGGTAAATCATCTCTGCTGGCCCGGCTGACAAAAGCCACTCCGGAAATCGGAGACTATCCCTTCACGACACGAATGCCGCAACCTGGCATGATGCCGTTCGAAAACGTCCAGATCCAGGTCATCGATCTTCCCCCCGTCGCCCTGGAATCCTACGAACCGTGGCTTGGTGGAATCGTCCGTCAAGCGGACCTGGCGTTGCTGGCGGTGGATTTAAGCAGCGACGAGCTGCTTGAAGAGGTCGAGAGCGTGCTGAAGATTCTGGAGGGTTCAAGAATCCGCTTGACGGCAAGCATCCCCGTGGAGAATGACGGCAATGTTCCTGCAGTGATCTGCAAGAAGACCTTGCTGGTGGCAAACAAATCGGACTCCGGCAACGCGCCGGACAACCTGGCGATCCTGCGGGAGTTCTTTGAGAAGCAGTTTCCCATTTTCCCGGCGTCGACCGCCACGAACGAGGGGCTGGAATCTCTGCGTCATGCCATCTTTGAATCTCTTGAGGTTATCCGGATTTATACTAAGCCCCCGGGCAAGAAAGTTGACTTGTCCACCCCTCCGTTCGTTTTGAAGATTGGCAGTACCGTCCTCGATGCGGCGCGCGCCGTTCATCGCGACTTTGAAAACACCCTGAAATTCGCCCGCGTGTGGAGTTCATCCAGGTCAAAACGGACCGTCAAATTCGATGGCCAGATGGTGGAACGGACTCATCGGTTGGAGGATGGGGATATCCTGGAATTGCATATGTGA
- a CDS encoding phosphomannose isomerase type II C-terminal cupin domain: protein MNKKSSSAVFDHRPWGSFTVLDEGNGYKVKRIEVLPGKRLSYQKHAQRAEHWMVVQGRALVTLDGLEISLSSGGTIDIPRGSAHRIKNQGVGMLVFIEVQRGSYLGEDDIARLEDDYGRVKK, encoded by the coding sequence ATGAACAAGAAGAGCTCCTCAGCCGTGTTTGATCACCGTCCCTGGGGGAGTTTCACAGTGCTGGATGAAGGGAACGGATACAAGGTCAAGCGGATTGAAGTCCTCCCGGGGAAACGGTTGAGCTACCAAAAGCATGCCCAACGCGCTGAGCATTGGATGGTTGTCCAAGGTCGAGCGCTGGTGACGCTCGACGGCCTGGAAATTTCCCTGTCCTCAGGCGGGACGATTGATATTCCCAGAGGATCTGCACACCGGATCAAGAACCAGGGAGTGGGAATGCTCGTTTTTATTGAAGTCCAGCGGGGAAGCTACCTTGGCGAGGACGACATCGCGCGTCTTGAAGACGATTACGGGCGTGTTAAGAAATGA
- a CDS encoding M48 family metallopeptidase: MRQRSGHRIILGTALLLLSLSSTYLARAASGPLAGAAKASETGASQAPPPEKPAIRAAKDQEERKVQGYTLTADQREKAIAYSRANYLLYFIGIAYSLALFYFLMRLQWPVQFARWAEGRGTRRRIFQVLIFAPLFLVTLQVMTFPVDYYGEHLEKKFGLSVQSFGSWMLDWLKGLVLGVILGTFLIWILYGVIRRSPRRWWFYFWLATIPIAVFLIFLQPYVIEPLFYKFTPLQETQPKLTGRLLEVVGRAGLDIPESKMYEMNASTKVKALNAYVSGLGSSKRVVVWDTTINKMTPDEIAFVFGHEAGHYVLHHIPKLIALTLLVILVLFYLGYRLVNWAIPRWQDWSGVNRLEDWGSLTFLLLFITILSFVSNPLLNGISRHFEHQADIYGLEVTHGLVPDGPQNAARAFQILGEVDLGDPDPGEFIKVWLYGHPPVAERVAFALEYNPWGEGGRPQFVQVK, from the coding sequence ATGCGTCAAAGATCCGGCCACCGAATCATCCTCGGTACAGCGCTCTTGCTTTTGTCTTTAAGTTCAACCTACCTGGCCCGGGCGGCATCCGGGCCTCTGGCAGGCGCGGCGAAGGCGAGCGAGACCGGCGCTTCGCAAGCGCCGCCTCCGGAGAAGCCGGCGATTCGAGCGGCCAAGGACCAAGAAGAGCGGAAGGTGCAGGGCTATACCCTGACCGCTGATCAGCGTGAGAAAGCCATTGCTTACTCCCGGGCCAACTACCTGCTTTACTTTATCGGGATTGCTTACAGCCTGGCCCTGTTCTACTTCCTGATGCGCCTTCAATGGCCGGTCCAATTTGCGCGTTGGGCTGAAGGGAGAGGGACGCGGCGGCGAATTTTCCAGGTCCTCATCTTTGCCCCGCTGTTCCTGGTCACCTTGCAGGTGATGACCTTTCCGGTTGATTACTACGGTGAACATCTCGAAAAGAAATTTGGTTTGTCGGTCCAGTCCTTTGGTTCCTGGATGCTCGATTGGCTGAAGGGCTTGGTCCTTGGAGTCATTCTCGGGACTTTCCTGATCTGGATCCTCTATGGGGTGATTCGACGCAGTCCTCGACGCTGGTGGTTCTATTTTTGGCTGGCCACCATCCCCATTGCGGTCTTCCTGATATTTTTGCAGCCTTATGTCATCGAGCCCCTCTTTTACAAATTCACACCACTTCAGGAAACCCAGCCGAAGTTGACCGGGCGTCTTTTGGAAGTTGTAGGCCGGGCGGGACTCGATATTCCCGAGTCCAAGATGTATGAGATGAACGCCAGCACGAAGGTAAAGGCGCTGAATGCTTACGTAAGCGGGCTGGGGTCCTCGAAACGAGTGGTGGTCTGGGACACGACGATCAACAAGATGACCCCTGATGAGATCGCGTTTGTCTTCGGTCATGAAGCAGGGCATTACGTTCTGCACCATATTCCCAAATTGATCGCATTAACACTCCTGGTTATTTTGGTGCTCTTCTATCTCGGATACCGGCTGGTGAACTGGGCCATCCCCCGTTGGCAGGACTGGTCCGGGGTCAACCGTCTCGAGGATTGGGGATCCTTGACGTTCTTGCTCCTGTTCATCACCATTCTTTCCTTTGTCTCCAATCCGCTGCTGAACGGGATTTCTCGACACTTTGAGCATCAGGCCGATATTTACGGCCTTGAAGTGACTCATGGCCTGGTACCCGACGGCCCGCAGAATGCCGCCCGCGCGTTCCAGATCCTTGGAGAAGTGGATTTGGGAGACCCCGATCCGGGCGAGTTTATCAAGGTCTGGCTTTACGGGCATCCACCAGTCGCAGAGCGAGTCGCCTTTGCGCTGGAGTACAATCCCTGGGGAGAGGGTGGACGGCCGCAATTCGTCCAGGTGAAGTGA